The Brasilonema sennae CENA114 genome includes a region encoding these proteins:
- a CDS encoding aldo/keto reductase, giving the protein MKYRRFGKTNLRLSVFSLGTMRYLASEENAWQTIHKAIVLGINHLETARGYGKSEQYLGEAISVGLPVKRCQVHITTKIPPTADADTMRRYIDESLERLKLDYLDCLGIHGLNTWEHLDWVKAKGGCMQAVQEAIADGRVRHVGFSTHAPLEIILAAIDTDLFEFVNLHYYYFFQRNAEAIQKAFEKDMGVFIISPADKGGRLYTPPQTLKDLCDPLSPLELNYRFLLNDSRITTLSVGPANPDELTEPLRVADCDHKLTPEEITVFQRLENHQKTVLGTDKCSQCYACLPCPENINIPEVLRLRNLAVAYDMDDFGQYRYRMFENAGHWFGGMKASRCTECGDCLPRCPQELDIPALLQDTHSRLNGSSGRRLWG; this is encoded by the coding sequence ATGAAATACCGACGTTTTGGAAAAACGAATCTACGCTTGTCTGTTTTTTCCTTGGGGACAATGCGCTACTTAGCTTCAGAGGAAAATGCATGGCAAACCATCCACAAAGCTATAGTGTTGGGGATTAATCATTTAGAAACTGCTAGAGGATACGGAAAGAGTGAGCAGTATCTTGGTGAAGCAATTTCCGTTGGGTTACCAGTTAAGCGTTGCCAAGTTCACATCACCACTAAAATTCCACCAACAGCGGATGCTGACACTATGCGTCGGTATATCGATGAATCTCTGGAACGATTAAAGTTGGATTATCTAGATTGCCTAGGGATTCACGGTTTAAACACATGGGAACATCTTGACTGGGTAAAAGCCAAGGGTGGCTGTATGCAGGCGGTGCAGGAAGCTATTGCTGATGGTCGGGTACGACACGTTGGTTTTTCTACCCACGCGCCTTTAGAGATTATCTTGGCTGCAATAGATACAGATTTATTTGAATTTGTCAATCTGCATTATTACTATTTCTTTCAACGCAACGCAGAGGCAATTCAGAAAGCATTTGAGAAAGATATGGGTGTGTTTATTATTTCTCCTGCTGATAAGGGAGGACGCCTGTATACGCCACCCCAAACTTTGAAAGATTTATGTGATCCTCTTTCACCCTTAGAGTTAAACTATCGGTTTTTACTAAATGATTCTCGAATCACGACTCTTAGCGTCGGACCCGCAAACCCAGATGAATTAACAGAACCCTTGCGGGTTGCAGATTGTGATCACAAGCTTACCCCAGAGGAAATAACCGTCTTTCAACGTTTGGAAAATCATCAAAAAACTGTTTTAGGAACAGACAAATGCAGCCAGTGCTATGCGTGCTTACCGTGCCCAGAAAATATCAACATTCCAGAAGTGTTGCGACTACGCAATCTTGCAGTTGCATATGACATGGATGATTTTGGGCAATATCGCTACAGAATGTTTGAAAATGCTGGTCACTGGTTCGGTGGAATGAAAGCTAGCCGTTGTACAGAATGCGGTGACTGTCTCCCCCGGTGTCCCCAAGAGTTGGATATACCAGCTTTGTTACAAGATACTCATAGTAGGCTAAATGGATCATCAGGACGACGATTGTGGGGTTAA
- a CDS encoding bifunctional nuclease family protein, translated as MLEMKVAGIALDAITRSPIVLLKDASDRRALPIYIGQEQARAIMGALENQKPPRPLTHDLMVNMLDAWNIVLERIIIHSLQKDTFYAALIVKQGEVKKEIDARPSDAIAIALRTNTPIWVMEEVIADASIPVDRDADEAEQQAFREFISNLRPEDLIKRFGNGET; from the coding sequence ATGCTTGAAATGAAAGTTGCTGGCATAGCATTAGATGCCATAACCCGTAGCCCGATTGTACTGTTGAAAGATGCTTCAGACCGCCGTGCATTACCAATTTACATTGGTCAAGAACAAGCGAGGGCAATTATGGGCGCACTGGAGAATCAAAAACCTCCAAGACCCCTAACCCATGACCTGATGGTGAATATGTTGGATGCATGGAACATAGTTTTGGAACGGATCATCATTCATTCGTTACAAAAAGATACATTTTATGCAGCTTTAATTGTGAAGCAAGGCGAAGTCAAGAAAGAAATAGACGCGCGTCCTAGTGATGCGATCGCGATCGCCCTCCGTACAAATACTCCTATTTGGGTCATGGAAGAAGTTATTGCGGATGCTTCTATCCCTGTAGATCGGGATGCAGATGAAGCCGAACAGCAAGCCTTTCGGGAATTTATTTCTAATCTGCGACCTGAAGATTTGATTAAGCGCTTTGGTAATGGCGAAACATAA
- a CDS encoding riboflavin synthase: MFTGIIQALGTVKPLDGDSWQITCVTQPSNVIMQDLATGDSVAVDGICLTVEKILKDGFIATASPETLRRTTLGQEETQQRYVNLEASLKVGGKVGGHFVMGHVDGIGQLVSAQATQTSWELIFTAPGAIARYIVSKGSIAINGISLTVADYQPELSQFKVAVIPVTYKETNLQHISPGSWVNLEGDILGKYVEKFLCFGNPDLEEATQTIPNDITAGFLVEHGYL; this comes from the coding sequence GTGTTTACAGGAATAATCCAAGCATTAGGAACAGTAAAACCTCTGGATGGGGATTCGTGGCAAATCACTTGTGTGACTCAGCCATCTAATGTCATTATGCAAGATTTAGCGACGGGTGACAGCGTTGCTGTAGATGGCATCTGCCTAACGGTAGAAAAAATTTTAAAAGATGGATTTATTGCTACGGCTTCACCAGAAACCTTGCGCCGTACAACACTAGGACAAGAAGAAACACAACAGAGGTACGTTAACTTAGAAGCATCCCTAAAAGTGGGGGGTAAAGTCGGCGGTCATTTCGTTATGGGACACGTGGACGGTATTGGTCAACTTGTGTCAGCACAAGCGACACAAACCTCTTGGGAATTGATTTTTACCGCTCCAGGTGCGATCGCCCGCTATATAGTTTCTAAAGGAAGTATTGCTATAAATGGCATCAGCCTAACAGTAGCCGATTATCAGCCTGAACTATCACAGTTTAAAGTAGCAGTGATTCCCGTCACTTACAAAGAAACTAATCTCCAACACATCAGTCCGGGTAGTTGGGTGAATTTAGAGGGAGATATTCTTGGCAAATACGTCGAAAAATTCCTTTGTTTTGGCAATCCGGATCTGGAAGAAGCTACACAGACAATTCCAAATGACATCACAGCTGGATTCTTAGTTGAACACGGGTATTTGTAA
- a CDS encoding M23 family metallopeptidase, protein MTQRNNSAENRLHQLWQQCLSTRRFASTLPAQSLAWLGSIGLLSNGGLVFAQTESAIDNIVPTTENSQPASSANRVKRETFEHKDSSPAVEGTKSQSDEFSQRRVRLRQRLSQAKRPSPAVALRNYKRRAQDSPTGVAIRKFKPRAEVSVRTESVTNWRARLQRRPSVDIPQFNISLSKEQPQQQVSQENNSPVRRRLAHWRELLQPTASSSNDSTPKDYNNAYIDPGEYNVGATNRYQAPNSVVVTQQSNTELPQKKASWIRKSKPATLATVPPVKHVETKEQNSLQRPTHRSVSRAVTPVRHRSSQTAYRSVSKDTYHPNRFIPDFSSPTTVSSVPIAPLGGTLSAPMTAENLAPRPSNVTYDIPLAAVLPQVNYGEVYGGKLASGPGLMYPLSIPSAITSLFGWRTHPITGDRSFHSGTDIGAAMGTPVLAAYPGKVESADWLGGYGMTVILNHSNAQQTLYGHMSEIFVQPGQWVQKGTVIGQVGSTGLSTGPHLHFEVRQLTPEGWVATDPGARLEYALGQLMQSLHTSQTPQEPGS, encoded by the coding sequence ATGACGCAGCGCAATAACTCTGCTGAGAACCGTTTGCATCAATTGTGGCAGCAATGTCTGTCAACAAGACGCTTTGCGTCTACGCTCCCAGCACAAAGTCTCGCTTGGCTTGGCAGCATAGGGCTGCTGAGTAATGGTGGTTTGGTCTTTGCTCAAACTGAATCCGCAATCGATAATATTGTTCCCACTACTGAAAACTCTCAACCAGCATCATCGGCGAATAGAGTCAAAAGAGAAACTTTTGAACACAAAGATAGTAGTCCCGCAGTAGAAGGGACGAAATCACAATCCGACGAATTTTCTCAACGCCGAGTTAGACTCAGACAAAGACTCTCTCAGGCAAAAAGACCAAGTCCTGCTGTCGCTCTGCGGAATTACAAACGTCGTGCACAAGATTCACCAACAGGGGTTGCTATCAGAAAATTCAAACCTCGTGCGGAAGTTTCTGTACGTACCGAAAGTGTGACAAACTGGAGAGCAAGGTTACAGAGAAGACCATCTGTAGATATTCCACAATTCAACATAAGTCTGAGCAAGGAACAACCTCAACAACAGGTTTCCCAAGAGAACAACTCACCTGTTCGACGCCGCCTTGCACACTGGAGGGAACTTTTGCAACCCACCGCCTCCTCTAGTAATGACTCCACCCCAAAAGATTACAACAACGCTTATATCGATCCAGGCGAATACAACGTTGGTGCTACCAATAGGTATCAGGCACCGAATTCTGTAGTAGTTACACAACAGTCTAATACTGAATTACCCCAAAAGAAAGCAAGTTGGATTAGAAAAAGTAAACCTGCCACACTAGCAACTGTTCCGCCCGTCAAGCATGTTGAGACAAAAGAACAAAACTCTCTGCAACGTCCCACTCATAGGAGCGTTTCTCGTGCGGTGACTCCTGTAAGGCATCGCAGTTCTCAAACAGCTTATAGAAGTGTGAGTAAGGATACATATCACCCGAATCGGTTTATCCCCGACTTTTCCTCTCCGACAACAGTGAGTTCTGTACCGATCGCACCACTAGGTGGTACCTTAAGCGCACCAATGACTGCAGAAAATCTTGCTCCTCGCCCCAGTAATGTCACATACGACATTCCACTAGCAGCAGTATTGCCGCAAGTAAACTACGGTGAAGTCTATGGTGGTAAACTCGCAAGTGGTCCGGGATTGATGTATCCCCTTTCTATCCCCTCTGCAATTACTTCTTTGTTTGGTTGGCGAACTCATCCCATTACAGGCGATCGCAGTTTCCACTCTGGTACAGACATCGGCGCAGCGATGGGAACACCTGTTTTGGCAGCCTACCCTGGTAAAGTAGAGAGTGCTGATTGGTTGGGCGGCTACGGTATGACAGTGATACTTAACCACAGCAACGCCCAACAAACTCTTTACGGTCATATGTCAGAAATCTTTGTTCAGCCAGGTCAATGGGTGCAAAAGGGAACCGTTATTGGACAAGTTGGTAGCACTGGTTTGTCCACAGGTCCCCACTTGCACTTTGAGGTGCGCCAGCTCACACCTGAAGGATGGGTTGCGACTGATCCAGGCGCTCGATTAGAGTACGCTCTTGGTCAATTAATGCAATCGTTACATACATCTCAGACTCCTCAAGAACCAGGTAGCTAG
- a CDS encoding biotin--[acetyl-CoA-carboxylase] ligase: MALDQQKLETALQVGRNSPYLQFSLHLFETVSSTNQILWDLLAQGAEPGCVVIATEQTAGRGQWGRQWISSAGGLYLSVAIANGNKAAENTTAFCLPKLYATNSYQLTLATAWGIAQQLRNCDVPVGIKWPNDLILVSRKLGGILTETKIHKGVITQAVIGVGLNWANPVPETGINLQMWQANQQTKFVSCLETLISTVLIGIESGIQCLLQEGINILIYRYLELLMNIGEKVYVNNTVGTIIGVANTGELRVRMETSEHKSVKISEIYLQPGTISLGYCHSSD; encoded by the coding sequence ATGGCATTGGATCAACAAAAGTTGGAAACTGCTCTACAAGTAGGGCGCAACAGTCCTTATTTACAATTTTCGCTACATCTTTTTGAAACTGTTTCTTCAACTAACCAAATCCTTTGGGACTTACTCGCCCAAGGCGCTGAACCAGGATGTGTTGTGATTGCGACTGAGCAAACAGCAGGAAGAGGACAATGGGGTCGTCAATGGATATCATCAGCTGGGGGATTATATCTTTCAGTGGCTATTGCAAACGGTAATAAAGCAGCAGAAAATACGACTGCTTTTTGCCTCCCCAAACTATATGCTACCAACAGCTACCAACTCACCCTGGCTACTGCTTGGGGAATTGCTCAACAATTGCGAAACTGCGACGTTCCTGTTGGTATTAAATGGCCTAATGATTTAATCTTAGTCAGCCGAAAGCTTGGCGGTATTTTGACGGAAACCAAAATACACAAGGGTGTCATCACTCAAGCAGTGATTGGTGTAGGGTTAAATTGGGCAAACCCTGTACCAGAAACCGGAATTAATCTCCAAATGTGGCAAGCAAATCAGCAGACCAAATTCGTCTCGTGTTTGGAAACGCTTATTTCTACAGTTTTAATTGGAATCGAATCTGGTATACAGTGCTTGTTGCAAGAAGGAATCAATATACTAATATATCGTTATCTAGAGTTGCTGATGAACATAGGTGAGAAAGTCTATGTTAACAACACTGTAGGTACTATCATTGGCGTGGCAAATACTGGGGAGCTTCGGGTTCGTATGGAAACATCGGAACACAAATCAGTAAAAATATCAGAAATTTACCTTCAGCCCGGTACAATCAGTTTGGGTTACTGTCATTCATCTGATTAA
- the pgeF gene encoding peptidoglycan editing factor PgeF yields the protein MHAWHWRTWEGLPYLTCSLLEPWHHGFFTQQFSPSYPSELTKVLHPEASAYRLKQVHGNTVLTPKEIVALLAEGGDKVDGEGDDALVSGDGLISNQPLQAVWVATADCTPVLIADEKTGQVAAVHAGWRGTALKIVPQAIARMQAQGSKLQDLRIAMGPAIAGEVYQVSEQVAAEVGATIIPHNDEKTIVAALYKLPNSPLLSDPNPERVRLDVRRVNTLQLEQLGISPEQMAIAPYCTYQTPEYFFSYRREKQKKVQWSGIVSNYL from the coding sequence ATGCACGCTTGGCACTGGCGCACATGGGAAGGGTTACCCTATCTAACCTGTAGTCTATTGGAACCCTGGCATCATGGCTTTTTTACTCAGCAGTTTTCACCTAGTTATCCGTCAGAACTCACAAAGGTGCTGCATCCAGAAGCATCAGCTTATCGCTTAAAACAGGTACATGGCAATACTGTCCTGACTCCAAAAGAAATTGTCGCTCTTTTAGCTGAAGGTGGTGACAAGGTCGATGGAGAAGGTGATGATGCCCTTGTATCAGGAGATGGGTTAATATCCAATCAGCCTCTGCAAGCAGTATGGGTGGCTACGGCTGACTGCACGCCTGTACTAATTGCTGATGAGAAAACAGGACAAGTTGCAGCTGTTCATGCGGGTTGGCGTGGCACTGCGCTCAAGATAGTACCGCAAGCGATCGCCCGAATGCAAGCACAAGGTAGCAAACTTCAAGATTTGCGAATAGCGATGGGACCAGCGATCGCAGGTGAAGTTTATCAAGTCTCAGAACAAGTTGCAGCTGAAGTTGGAGCAACAATTATACCACATAACGACGAAAAAACAATTGTAGCTGCATTGTACAAGCTACCAAATTCACCTTTACTCAGCGATCCAAATCCAGAACGGGTACGGTTGGATGTGCGGCGGGTGAATACTTTACAACTTGAACAGTTGGGGATTAGTCCGGAACAGATGGCGATCGCCCCTTATTGTACTTATCAAACTCCAGAGTATTTCTTTTCTTACCGCCGAGAAAAGCAGAAAAAAGTGCAGTGGTCGGGTATTGTTAGCAATTACCTGTGA
- a CDS encoding DCL family protein → MARRKKTQILDKEFETQKELKEYVQKILYAYELNELLSPEHFQFIRSLLNNHPDSYEKIGDGIESIWIQENVVNRGKSRGFWFQRIDRSIDNFSYKVCIESPPSVTSHFLMACREAADSYVNAYREKTFQGVEILQCHTTGDSITLKESYVAHSPLHFKELAEAFRKNEDLVLSEQLFQVHRDGDFAMSFADEALRQKWIKYHSENATLEIRSKSVLGVKV, encoded by the coding sequence ATGGCTAGAAGGAAAAAAACTCAAATCCTGGACAAAGAGTTTGAAACGCAAAAAGAACTAAAAGAATATGTTCAAAAAATTTTATACGCATACGAGCTAAACGAACTCTTGTCTCCTGAACACTTCCAATTTATCAGGTCGCTTCTCAATAATCATCCCGATTCCTACGAGAAAATTGGTGATGGTATAGAAAGCATCTGGATACAAGAAAATGTAGTCAATCGTGGAAAGTCGAGAGGTTTCTGGTTTCAACGTATAGATCGTTCAATCGATAACTTCAGTTACAAAGTATGTATTGAAAGTCCTCCATCAGTGACAAGTCATTTTCTCATGGCATGTAGAGAGGCTGCAGATAGTTATGTCAATGCTTATCGAGAAAAAACTTTTCAGGGGGTAGAAATATTGCAATGTCACACTACTGGTGACTCAATCACCTTAAAAGAATCATATGTCGCGCATTCACCTTTACACTTTAAAGAACTGGCAGAAGCATTCAGAAAAAACGAGGATTTAGTCTTATCGGAACAATTGTTCCAAGTTCATCGTGATGGTGATTTCGCTATGAGTTTTGCTGATGAAGCTCTTCGACAAAAGTGGATCAAATACCACTCTGAAAACGCTACCCTTGAGATTAGAAGCAAGAGCGTACTTGGAGTCAAAGTGTGA
- a CDS encoding HNH endonuclease: MNSYYTVVAERANHRCEYCHAPELIFNFPFEVEHIIPLSRQGADDESNLALACRSCNLRKGTPISGIQPNSNTQARFFHPRQNRWDEHFQAIVEFGTVMGITSIGIVTVEYLQINSSSQVAARQLWIRLGLFP; the protein is encoded by the coding sequence ATGAATTCTTATTACACAGTGGTTGCAGAACGAGCGAATCATCGTTGTGAATACTGTCATGCACCTGAACTCATATTCAACTTTCCGTTTGAAGTCGAACACATTATCCCGCTTTCTAGACAAGGTGCAGATGATGAGTCCAATTTAGCCCTTGCATGTCGCTCATGTAATCTCCGTAAAGGAACTCCCATCAGTGGCATTCAACCTAATTCAAATACTCAAGCTCGTTTCTTTCATCCAAGACAAAACCGATGGGATGAGCATTTCCAAGCCATTGTGGAGTTTGGTACGGTTATGGGCATCACTTCTATTGGAATAGTCACTGTGGAGTATTTGCAGATAAATAGCTCTTCTCAAGTAGCAGCACGACAATTATGGATTCGTTTAGGTTTATTTCCGTAA
- a CDS encoding response regulator: protein MGEAYKTILLVEDEPDTRFLILASFEFANLPLSFQVVENGQEAVNYLSGKESYADRECYPLPVMIMTNIRLPYMSGFDLLEWVKQHSKLRHLPVLVMSISDDPDDLVQAASLGACSYFVKTSSYNDLIDIVAKQVL, encoded by the coding sequence ATGGGTGAAGCATATAAAACCATTTTATTAGTCGAAGATGAGCCGGATACAAGATTTCTGATCTTAGCCTCATTTGAATTCGCTAATTTACCACTATCTTTTCAAGTCGTTGAAAATGGGCAAGAAGCTGTAAATTACTTGTCGGGTAAAGAGTCTTACGCTGACAGAGAGTGTTATCCACTACCAGTGATGATAATGACAAATATCAGGCTGCCCTACATGTCTGGTTTTGACTTACTTGAATGGGTTAAGCAGCATTCCAAGCTGAGACATTTACCAGTTCTGGTTATGAGTATCTCCGACGATCCAGATGATCTGGTTCAAGCCGCTAGCTTAGGCGCTTGCTCCTACTTTGTTAAAACATCATCTTATAATGATTTGATAGATATTGTGGCGAAACAAGTATTGTAG
- a CDS encoding Uma2 family endonuclease: protein MSQTTTNQVRWTTADLELFPDNGKRYEIVDGELFVTHAPHWEHQQAADNICTELKLWSRQSGLGKAVTAAGIIFTDADNVIPDVVWISNERLALVIDDAGHLTAAPELVVEVLSPGDNNERRDKQVKLKLYATQGVQEYWIVDWQLQQIQVYRRQQATLVLVATLVINDELSSPLLPRFTCPIARIFS from the coding sequence ATGAGCCAGACTACGACTAACCAGGTACGCTGGACAACTGCTGATTTAGAGCTGTTCCCAGATAACGGCAAGCGCTATGAAATTGTAGACGGAGAGTTATTTGTGACACATGCACCACATTGGGAACATCAACAAGCTGCTGACAATATTTGTACAGAGTTGAAACTGTGGTCTCGCCAATCTGGTTTGGGAAAAGCTGTCACGGCAGCTGGTATTATTTTTACTGATGCTGATAACGTCATTCCTGATGTGGTGTGGATTAGCAATGAACGGCTAGCATTGGTGATAGATGATGCAGGACACCTCACTGCAGCACCAGAGTTAGTGGTTGAGGTACTTTCTCCTGGCGACAACAACGAACGACGCGATAAACAAGTGAAGCTGAAGCTTTACGCTACTCAAGGCGTCCAAGAATACTGGATTGTTGATTGGCAGTTGCAGCAAATTCAGGTTTATCGACGGCAGCAAGCTACACTGGTGCTGGTAGCAACGTTAGTTATCAATGACGAATTAAGTTCACCACTCTTACCAAGGTTCACTTGTCCTATTGCCCGAATATTTAGTTAA
- the csaB gene encoding polysaccharide pyruvyl transferase CsaB — protein sequence MRVLLSGYYGKGNGGDEALLATLLQMLPPSVTPVVLSGNPEETNSRYGVEACDRMAPFTVLQALRSCDAFIWGGGSLIQDTTSAVSPFYYGLIMTLAQKMGLKTIAWGQGIGPLRRSVTRWLAQQNFGGCTKVSVRDRASAALLTDWQIPFILAPDPVWALQSKPVPGLWDLPAPRVAVTLRNHPQLTQTRLANLTRALVDFQKATQTFILLLPFQKSEDLEIAQAIQPQLKDVSKILCLEEPELLKGVFRGVEMAIGMRLHSLIMAASEGCRCFALSYDPKVNRLMEDVDMPGWDLANLPDDPNFISTTWMEHYANGDPLSAEKIQYLVDRALIHREVLREALIDD from the coding sequence AGATGCTACCACCATCAGTCACACCTGTGGTTCTCTCTGGCAATCCAGAAGAAACTAACAGTCGCTATGGTGTGGAAGCGTGCGATCGCATGGCACCTTTCACCGTACTACAAGCTTTGCGCTCCTGTGATGCCTTTATTTGGGGTGGTGGTAGCTTAATTCAAGATACAACCAGTGCCGTGAGTCCATTTTATTATGGGCTAATCATGACATTAGCTCAAAAAATGGGCTTAAAAACCATTGCTTGGGGACAAGGAATTGGTCCTTTGAGGCGTTCTGTCACGCGTTGGTTAGCACAGCAAAATTTTGGTGGTTGTACAAAAGTGAGTGTGCGCGATCGCGCTTCTGCTGCATTACTCACTGATTGGCAAATTCCTTTTATCTTAGCTCCTGATCCAGTTTGGGCGCTACAAAGCAAACCAGTTCCTGGACTTTGGGATTTACCCGCCCCCAGAGTGGCGGTGACTTTGCGAAATCACCCCCAGTTAACCCAAACACGCCTTGCTAACCTAACTCGCGCACTGGTTGATTTTCAAAAAGCCACACAAACCTTTATATTATTGTTGCCATTTCAAAAGAGTGAAGATTTAGAGATCGCCCAAGCGATTCAACCGCAACTTAAAGATGTTAGCAAAATTTTGTGCTTGGAAGAACCGGAACTTTTAAAAGGAGTGTTTCGCGGTGTGGAAATGGCAATTGGAATGCGCCTGCATAGTTTGATTATGGCAGCAAGTGAAGGTTGTCGCTGCTTTGCGTTGAGTTACGATCCCAAGGTAAATCGATTGATGGAAGATGTGGATATGCCTGGTTGGGATTTGGCTAATTTGCCAGATGATCCTAATTTCATTAGCACAACATGGATGGAACATTACGCCAATGGCGATCCATTGTCAGCAGAAAAAATTCAGTATTTAGTCGATAGAGCGCTGATTCACCGTGAAGTGTTAAGGGAAGCGTTAATTGATGATTAA